Proteins from a single region of Belliella baltica DSM 15883:
- a CDS encoding rod shape-determining protein produces MGLFDFFSSDIAIDLGTANTLIIHKDKIVVDEPSIIAIDRTTNRVLAVGKDAMNMHEKTHENIKTIRPLKDGVIADFYAAEQMIRGLIKMIPGHKKGMFPQSHRMVICIPSGITEVEKRAVRDSAEHAGAKEVYMIYEPIAAAIGIGIDIEKPMGSMIVDIGGGTTEIALIALSGIVADQSIRVAGDTFTKDILDYMRRQHNLLIGERSAEKVKIAIGSALTELDDAPEDYEIRGRDLMTGIPKVIKVSYSEIAFALDKSVSKIEEAVLKALEIAPPELSADIYDNGIHLTGGGALLKGLDKRLHQKTKLPIHIAEDPLRAVVRGTGTALKNISNFRTVLMS; encoded by the coding sequence ATGGGATTATTCGATTTTTTTTCCAGTGATATTGCTATCGACTTAGGTACTGCAAACACGCTAATCATTCACAAGGACAAAATCGTGGTAGATGAACCTTCTATCATAGCAATCGATAGAACAACCAACAGGGTTTTGGCTGTTGGAAAAGATGCGATGAATATGCATGAAAAGACGCATGAAAACATCAAAACTATCCGTCCATTGAAAGACGGGGTTATTGCTGACTTCTATGCTGCCGAGCAAATGATCCGAGGATTGATAAAAATGATTCCTGGTCACAAAAAAGGAATGTTCCCACAATCTCACAGAATGGTTATTTGTATCCCTTCTGGAATCACGGAAGTTGAAAAAAGAGCTGTTCGTGACTCTGCAGAGCATGCTGGCGCAAAAGAAGTTTATATGATTTATGAACCGATAGCAGCTGCTATTGGTATTGGCATTGATATAGAAAAACCAATGGGATCTATGATTGTGGATATCGGCGGAGGAACTACAGAAATTGCATTGATTGCTCTTTCGGGAATCGTAGCTGATCAATCTATAAGAGTTGCAGGTGATACTTTTACCAAAGACATCTTAGATTATATGCGTAGGCAACACAATCTTTTGATTGGTGAAAGATCTGCTGAAAAAGTAAAGATAGCAATTGGTTCAGCTTTGACTGAACTAGATGATGCACCAGAGGATTATGAAATCAGAGGGAGAGATTTGATGACTGGTATTCCAAAAGTTATCAAAGTATCTTATTCAGAAATTGCTTTTGCCTTAGACAAATCTGTATCGAAAATTGAAGAGGCTGTCCTAAAAGCTCTTGAAATAGCTCCACCAGAATTATCAGCAGATATTTATGACAATGGTATTCACCTCACAGGAGGGGGAGCCTTGCTCAAAGGACTTGACAAAAGACTTCACCAAAAAACTAAATTACCTATTCACATCGCTGAAGATCCACTCAGAGCTGTAGTAAGAGGAACAGGAACCGCCTTAAAAAATATTTCCAATTTCAGAACCGTTTTGATGAGTTAA
- a CDS encoding 2Fe-2S iron-sulfur cluster-binding protein, translated as MLKIIIENLNNKEIISQENKRKVIEIIHENFVDWMHACGKKGRCTTCKMIITEGIENLGPLTEREEFFREKERLKLNERLTCQAELKSGTLKIRVAEVNKFPHMEYSD; from the coding sequence ATGCTGAAAATTATTATTGAGAATCTAAATAACAAAGAAATTATTTCTCAAGAAAATAAGCGCAAGGTTATTGAGATAATTCACGAAAACTTCGTCGATTGGATGCATGCTTGTGGCAAAAAAGGAAGATGTACTACATGCAAAATGATCATCACTGAGGGTATTGAAAACCTTGGTCCTTTGACCGAAAGAGAGGAATTTTTTAGAGAAAAAGAAAGATTAAAACTGAATGAAAGATTAACTTGCCAAGCAGAATTAAAATCAGGAACACTAAAAATCAGAGTGGCAGAGGTCAATAAATTTCCACACATGGAATATAGTGATTAG
- the mrdA gene encoding penicillin-binding protein 2 codes for MNEQRPITIIVVIVLIGIVLLTKLFMIQVADDSFLKRAERNAVQRLVDHPYRGLVYDRTGKIMVYNNPIFDLMVIPKEFNVKDTASFCETFNIDKEELIEKYTAARKYSSVKPSILIPQVSTTEFAKIQDYLIDYPGLFVTTRSVRSYPQANAANALGYIGEISSRQLERDTTQYYRQGDFVGLSGLEAFYEKELRGVKGVKYKMVNVRGIDKGSFKDGEYDTASVAGRNLTSTIDLELQQYGEKLMAGKVGSVVAIEPKTGEILAMISAPTYDPNLLAGSKFGSNFGVLNQDESKPLFNRPIMAMYPPGSIFKIVQSLIGLQMGVITPNTTYACNRSLVACHNHPSPVNLFGAIRNSCNPYYHQAYRTMINREVSSNTFKDTEIGLDLWRDKVLKFGLGSSLGIDMYNESKGSIPSSSYYDRIYGAGRWKYSTIYSLSIGQGEMMVTPLQMANLAAIFANKGYYYTPHLIKAIDGDNNRINEEYRTKKEVGVDAHHFDLIQDAMAEAIYGTAARAAMKDITLAGKTGTAQNPQGEDHSVFIAFAPKEDPKIAIAVYVENAGWGGRAAASTASLMIEKYIKREVARLDLEDYVLVGKFM; via the coding sequence ATGAACGAACAAAGACCGATCACCATCATTGTCGTAATTGTACTGATTGGAATCGTATTGTTGACCAAATTATTTATGATTCAGGTGGCAGATGACAGCTTTTTGAAAAGAGCTGAGAGAAATGCTGTCCAAAGGCTCGTAGATCACCCCTACCGAGGTCTTGTCTATGATAGGACGGGTAAAATAATGGTTTACAACAACCCAATTTTTGACCTGATGGTCATCCCCAAAGAATTCAATGTGAAAGATACAGCAAGTTTTTGTGAGACATTCAATATAGACAAAGAAGAACTCATTGAAAAATATACCGCTGCACGGAAATATTCATCTGTAAAACCTTCTATACTTATCCCTCAGGTATCCACTACCGAATTTGCTAAAATTCAAGATTACTTAATCGATTATCCAGGTTTGTTTGTGACCACCAGATCTGTCAGGTCTTACCCACAAGCCAATGCTGCAAATGCCCTTGGTTATATTGGAGAAATAAGCAGCAGACAACTTGAAAGAGATACCACACAATATTACAGACAGGGGGATTTTGTTGGTTTGAGTGGCTTAGAGGCATTTTATGAAAAAGAACTTCGAGGGGTGAAAGGGGTGAAGTATAAGATGGTCAATGTGCGAGGAATTGACAAAGGCTCCTTTAAAGACGGAGAATATGACACTGCTTCAGTAGCAGGAAGAAATCTTACCTCCACTATCGATCTCGAGCTTCAACAATATGGAGAAAAACTGATGGCGGGAAAAGTAGGATCCGTAGTAGCGATAGAACCCAAAACAGGCGAGATCTTAGCGATGATCTCGGCTCCTACTTACGATCCAAATTTATTAGCAGGATCAAAGTTCGGGTCTAATTTTGGAGTACTTAATCAAGATGAATCAAAACCACTTTTTAATAGGCCTATTATGGCCATGTATCCTCCTGGATCTATTTTCAAAATTGTTCAATCCTTGATAGGGCTACAAATGGGAGTAATAACACCCAATACGACTTATGCATGTAACAGATCCCTTGTAGCTTGCCATAACCACCCTTCTCCAGTGAATCTATTTGGAGCGATCAGGAATTCATGTAACCCATATTACCATCAAGCTTACCGCACGATGATCAATAGAGAAGTGTCGAGTAATACTTTTAAAGATACCGAAATAGGTCTTGATCTTTGGAGAGATAAAGTACTCAAATTTGGCTTAGGAAGTTCTTTGGGAATAGATATGTATAACGAAAGTAAAGGTAGTATTCCATCAAGCAGCTATTATGACAGAATTTATGGTGCTGGAAGATGGAAATATTCTACCATTTATTCTTTATCCATTGGCCAAGGAGAAATGATGGTAACTCCACTTCAAATGGCAAACTTGGCGGCAATCTTTGCTAACAAAGGCTATTATTATACTCCTCATTTGATCAAAGCAATAGATGGGGATAATAACAGAATCAACGAAGAGTATAGAACAAAGAAAGAAGTGGGCGTCGATGCACATCATTTTGATTTGATTCAAGATGCTATGGCAGAAGCCATCTATGGAACCGCTGCAAGAGCAGCCATGAAAGACATTACACTGGCTGGTAAGACAGGAACAGCTCAAAATCCTCAAGGTGAAGATCACTCAGTTTTTATCGCTTTTGCACCAAAAGAAGATCCTAAAATAGCAATCGCTGTATATGTAGAAAATGCCGGCTGGGGAGGTAGAGCTGCGGCAAGTACAGCTAGTTTGATGATAGAGAAATACATCAAAAGAGAGGTCGCTAGATTAGATCTAGAAGATTATGTCTTAGTAGGTAAATTCATGTGA
- a CDS encoding thymidine kinase produces MFIEPFISIKNKKDKKGHIEVICGSMFSGKTEELIRRLNRALIAKQKVEIFKPSIDKRYHELDVVSHNENAIRSTPVNFAEDILLLAGDCDVVGIDEVQFFDNHIVHIANVLANGGKRVILAGLDMDFEGKAFEPMPQLLAIAEYVTKVHAICMKCGDLASYSYRLSDTKDKVMLGEKDSYEARCRKCFYEEKN; encoded by the coding sequence ATGTTTATAGAGCCGTTTATCAGTATAAAGAATAAAAAAGATAAGAAGGGTCACATTGAGGTGATTTGTGGATCAATGTTCTCAGGGAAGACTGAAGAACTGATTCGCCGATTGAACCGTGCCCTGATTGCCAAGCAAAAAGTTGAAATTTTTAAGCCGTCCATTGATAAACGATACCATGAACTTGATGTCGTCTCTCACAATGAAAACGCCATCCGATCAACTCCGGTTAACTTTGCCGAAGATATCCTTTTGCTTGCAGGTGATTGTGATGTGGTAGGAATAGATGAGGTACAGTTTTTTGATAATCATATCGTGCATATTGCCAATGTTCTTGCCAATGGCGGAAAGAGAGTTATTCTTGCAGGTTTGGATATGGATTTTGAAGGCAAGGCATTTGAGCCTATGCCACAACTGCTTGCTATCGCAGAATATGTCACAAAGGTTCATGCGATATGTATGAAATGTGGAGATTTGGCTTCTTATTCTTATAGACTTTCAGATACGAAAGACAAAGTGATGTTGGGAGAAAAAGACAGCTACGAGGCAAGGTGTAGAAAATGCTTCTATGAAGAAAAAAATTAA
- the rimP gene encoding ribosome maturation factor RimP, protein MNLRSTIEEIVEKHLPDQEHFVVEVQLIENASKPQLKILIDADQGVSIETCAFISRQVGEEIEAKELLSDAYVLEVSSPGVDYPLNSKRQYLKNVGRKLKVTLIDGRETEGQLLSVGPSDIKLKVVKKEKGKKATEEELEITLEEIKKSIVLVSFK, encoded by the coding sequence ATGAATTTGAGAAGCACAATAGAAGAAATAGTAGAGAAGCATTTGCCAGATCAAGAGCACTTTGTAGTAGAGGTGCAGCTAATTGAAAATGCGAGCAAGCCTCAGTTGAAGATTTTGATCGATGCGGATCAAGGAGTAAGTATTGAAACTTGTGCTTTTATAAGTAGACAAGTAGGTGAAGAAATCGAAGCAAAGGAATTGCTATCTGACGCCTATGTATTGGAAGTTTCCTCTCCAGGGGTAGATTATCCGCTAAATTCGAAAAGACAATATTTAAAAAATGTTGGTAGAAAACTTAAAGTAACCTTAATAGATGGAAGGGAAACTGAAGGACAACTTCTATCAGTAGGCCCTTCAGATATCAAATTGAAGGTTGTAAAGAAGGAAAAGGGAAAGAAAGCCACCGAAGAGGAGCTTGAAATCACTTTAGAAGAAATAAAGAAATCAATTGTACTAGTCTCTTTTAAGTAA
- the mreC gene encoding rod shape-determining protein MreC, with the protein MQRILLFLYSLRAFLLFVVLEVIAIWLIVSYNSQQGSVFFNSSNQFSAKVLGTKNNVTDYFSLREVNNRLLDTNAQLLAELEMYRKPADSAFIELDSTLLTSFDFKGAKVINNSIRLNHNYLTLNKGSKHGVKPGMGVFNGEGVVGRVKGVTDNFATVISLLHTELLVSSKIETSEVFGSIKWDGIDSKNAKLLYVPRHVNVKKGDKIVTSGYNAVFPEGIAIGKISEVSQGTDTNYLDITVELSTDFTRISYVYLVENTIEEELDSLYINSELNNERQ; encoded by the coding sequence ATGCAGCGCATTTTACTATTCCTATACAGTTTAAGAGCATTTCTTTTATTTGTTGTGCTAGAGGTGATAGCCATTTGGCTAATTGTTTCCTACAATTCTCAGCAAGGTTCGGTTTTTTTTAATAGCTCAAATCAGTTTAGCGCTAAAGTTTTAGGGACGAAAAATAATGTTACGGATTATTTTTCTTTAAGAGAAGTTAACAATCGTTTATTAGACACCAATGCCCAATTATTAGCAGAGTTGGAAATGTATAGAAAACCAGCTGATAGTGCATTTATAGAGTTGGATAGCACTCTTTTGACATCGTTTGATTTCAAGGGAGCAAAAGTTATCAATAATTCCATTAGACTAAACCACAACTACCTTACATTAAATAAGGGATCAAAACATGGGGTAAAACCTGGAATGGGTGTTTTCAACGGGGAAGGAGTAGTAGGAAGAGTAAAAGGAGTCACTGATAATTTTGCAACAGTCATTTCGCTTTTACATACAGAGCTCTTAGTTTCTTCAAAAATTGAGACTTCAGAGGTTTTTGGTTCCATCAAATGGGATGGTATAGATTCAAAAAATGCTAAACTCCTTTATGTCCCAAGGCATGTCAATGTAAAAAAGGGAGATAAAATTGTCACCTCAGGATATAATGCGGTCTTTCCAGAAGGTATTGCTATCGGAAAAATCTCAGAAGTGAGTCAAGGTACAGATACCAATTATCTGGATATTACTGTTGAGCTTTCGACAGATTTTACTAGAATATCTTATGTCTATCTTGTAGAAAATACTATCGAAGAAGAGTTAGATTCATTATATATAAATTCAGAACTGAATAATGAACGCCAATAG
- a CDS encoding M14 family metallopeptidase, with translation MIKQTPTTSRIGIFLLGLLILSAQAVFGQQIPTPEEHFGFGMGKDYHVSNYSQTEAYFKKVAEISDRAKLVSIGKTEEGRDQWMMIVTSPENHKNLDRFKEISVKMARAEKLTEAEARALADEGRAVVWIDGGLHSTETVGTHQLTETIYNVLSRNDKENQRILENVIILFVHANPDGHEKIGNWYMRNPEPEKRSLSGLPVLYQKYIGHDNNRDFYIQNMKESVNMGHQLFVEWIPQVMYNHHQRGPAGSVLAGPPYRDPFNYVFDPMMVTGIDAVGAAMYNRLNAENKPGFTRMNGSSFSTWYNGGLRTTTHYHNIIGILTEIVGGPNPESIPLVPDRLVPNANTPFPVTPQATWKYQQSIDYSVSLNYAVLDYAARNRDHLLYNMYSMAKGSVQRGSQDYWTPFPKKVEAIKTAYADSRSNGQGSSRWGIPSVFYDSIYQAPEKRDPRGFIIPSDQKDFPTAVKFINALIKTGIRIEKANSQFQVQGKTYPKGSYIVKTDQAFRPHIIDMFEPQDYPNDFQYPGGPPIRPYDAAGWTLAFQMGVEFDRILDGFDGPFETLTYGILETPIESNLADSRNGYLISSVHNDAFAIANEFLKKGVKISRTTKTVDGLPAGSFYIPSDGYKVLEAYGKKFGVEIKSAKSQPSDLMPIKPSRIALYDYYGGSMPSGWVRWILEQYNFEFELIFAKEIDQGNLNKKYDAILFISGGIPNVGSRGGSRGPSEEEIPAEYRHMVGGISADKSIPQLKSFIENGGKVVAVGSASVLAYHLELPVRNALVEIQRDGSENPLPGEKYYVPGSVLETRINTEVNQNWGMDDHSFVLFNNNPVFKLKPEAKLQGIQALSWFDTQTPLRSGWAWGEAYLEDGITGFVAPIGKGQLVVYTPEITYRAQSHGTFKMLFNNLYQ, from the coding sequence ATGATAAAACAAACACCCACAACTAGCCGAATAGGGATTTTTCTCTTAGGCTTATTGATTCTATCAGCTCAGGCTGTTTTTGGGCAACAAATCCCAACTCCGGAGGAACATTTTGGTTTCGGAATGGGCAAGGATTATCATGTCTCTAATTATTCTCAGACAGAGGCGTATTTCAAAAAAGTAGCAGAGATTTCGGATAGAGCGAAATTAGTTTCTATTGGCAAAACTGAAGAGGGTAGAGACCAATGGATGATGATCGTTACTTCACCTGAGAATCATAAGAATTTGGATAGATTCAAAGAGATTTCTGTGAAAATGGCTCGGGCTGAAAAGCTTACTGAAGCAGAGGCTAGAGCTTTGGCAGATGAAGGAAGGGCAGTGGTTTGGATTGATGGTGGCTTGCACTCGACAGAGACGGTTGGAACGCATCAATTGACAGAGACGATTTATAACGTTTTGTCTCGAAATGATAAAGAAAATCAAAGAATACTCGAAAATGTAATCATTTTGTTTGTACATGCAAACCCAGATGGACATGAAAAAATAGGGAATTGGTATATGAGAAACCCTGAACCTGAAAAGAGAAGTTTATCAGGTCTTCCTGTTTTATATCAAAAATACATTGGTCATGACAACAATAGGGACTTTTATATCCAAAATATGAAAGAATCTGTAAATATGGGGCATCAGCTTTTTGTAGAATGGATTCCTCAAGTGATGTATAATCACCACCAAAGAGGACCAGCAGGTTCTGTTTTGGCTGGCCCTCCTTACAGAGATCCATTCAATTATGTGTTTGATCCGATGATGGTAACAGGGATTGATGCAGTTGGAGCAGCGATGTACAACAGGCTAAATGCCGAAAATAAACCTGGATTTACAAGAATGAATGGTTCTTCTTTCTCTACTTGGTACAATGGTGGTTTGAGAACTACAACACATTATCACAATATCATAGGAATTCTCACAGAAATCGTAGGAGGGCCAAATCCTGAATCAATTCCATTGGTTCCCGATAGATTGGTTCCAAATGCCAATACACCATTCCCTGTTACTCCGCAGGCAACATGGAAATATCAGCAATCCATAGATTATTCAGTATCCTTAAATTATGCAGTTTTGGATTATGCTGCTAGAAATAGAGATCATTTGTTATACAATATGTATAGCATGGCTAAAGGCTCTGTGCAGCGAGGAAGTCAAGACTATTGGACACCTTTTCCAAAAAAAGTAGAAGCCATAAAAACCGCTTATGCAGATTCAAGATCAAATGGTCAAGGAAGTTCTCGTTGGGGAATTCCGTCTGTTTTTTATGATAGTATTTACCAAGCTCCTGAAAAGCGTGACCCTAGAGGATTTATCATTCCATCAGATCAAAAAGATTTTCCTACAGCAGTGAAGTTTATCAATGCTTTGATCAAAACAGGGATCAGAATCGAAAAGGCAAATTCTCAATTCCAAGTTCAAGGAAAAACCTACCCTAAGGGCTCTTATATAGTAAAAACAGATCAGGCATTTAGGCCACATATCATTGATATGTTTGAGCCTCAAGATTATCCTAATGACTTCCAATACCCGGGAGGACCTCCTATTCGTCCTTATGATGCTGCAGGATGGACTCTAGCTTTTCAAATGGGAGTTGAGTTTGATAGGATTTTAGATGGATTTGATGGGCCATTTGAAACATTGACCTATGGGATTTTGGAAACTCCAATAGAAAGTAATTTGGCAGACTCAAGAAATGGCTACTTGATTAGCAGTGTCCACAACGATGCTTTCGCAATTGCGAACGAATTCTTGAAAAAGGGTGTGAAAATTTCTAGAACAACAAAGACTGTGGATGGATTGCCTGCTGGATCTTTTTATATTCCATCTGATGGCTATAAAGTCCTTGAGGCTTATGGAAAGAAATTCGGTGTTGAAATCAAATCTGCTAAATCTCAACCAAGTGATTTGATGCCGATCAAGCCTTCAAGAATAGCCTTGTATGATTATTATGGAGGCTCTATGCCAAGTGGTTGGGTGAGATGGATTTTAGAACAGTATAATTTTGAGTTCGAATTGATCTTTGCAAAGGAAATTGATCAAGGAAATTTGAATAAAAAATATGATGCCATACTCTTTATCAGTGGAGGAATACCAAATGTAGGAAGTAGAGGCGGTTCACGAGGACCTAGCGAAGAAGAAATTCCAGCAGAATACCGTCATATGGTGGGTGGAATTTCAGCAGATAAATCTATCCCTCAATTGAAATCTTTTATAGAAAATGGAGGGAAAGTAGTGGCTGTAGGTTCAGCATCAGTTTTGGCCTATCATCTAGAACTGCCAGTGAGAAATGCCTTGGTGGAGATCCAAAGAGATGGATCAGAAAATCCTTTGCCTGGAGAAAAATACTATGTCCCTGGAAGTGTCTTAGAAACAAGGATCAATACAGAAGTAAATCAAAACTGGGGCATGGATGATCATAGCTTTGTTTTATTCAATAATAATCCTGTTTTTAAACTTAAGCCGGAAGCAAAACTTCAGGGAATCCAAGCCTTGAGTTGGTTTGATACGCAGACTCCTCTAAGAAGTGGATGGGCTTGGGGGGAAGCTTATTTGGAAGATGGAATTACTGGTTTTGTTGCTCCTATTGGTAAAGGTCAACTTGTAGTTTATACCCCTGAAATCACCTACAGAGCACAATCTCACGGAACTTTCAAAATGTTATTCAATAATCTTTATCAATAA
- the rodA gene encoding rod shape-determining protein RodA has product MRQDDLYINKIDWISILIYAALVIIGWFNIYAAVFDEQNAKSIFDLSINSGQQLVRIGAGVVMILLIMVADYRLFDNLSMILYVFFIVLLIATPFIGKEVNGQILTVGIGSIRIQPSEFAKFATALALAKFMERPSFDLSQVKYQLQALLIIMIPVILIMLQPDTGTAMVYFAFFIMLYREGMPQRYYALGLTFIAVSLLALAIENNLYLVFAIVAIITILIFLGKKKLSRVISFAVIGLLMIGYVYSLDYAVSKLPQHQQNRIMVLFNPDLDPLGVGWNVTQSKIAIGSGGFLGKGYLEGTQTKFDFVPEQHTDFIFCTLGEEFGWIGSLIVITLFCTLLIRLVFLAERQKTRFSRVYGYCVISILLFHFMVNIAMTIGLFPVIGIPLPFFSYGGSSLWAFTILLFIFIKLDSHRIQMLGRMN; this is encoded by the coding sequence TTGAGACAAGACGATTTATACATTAATAAAATTGATTGGATTTCAATTCTAATCTATGCCGCATTGGTCATCATTGGTTGGTTCAATATCTATGCTGCCGTTTTTGATGAACAAAATGCAAAAAGTATTTTTGATTTATCCATTAATTCGGGGCAACAACTGGTAAGGATAGGTGCAGGAGTTGTTATGATTCTATTAATTATGGTAGCTGATTATCGATTATTTGATAATCTTTCCATGATACTTTATGTTTTTTTTATAGTTCTACTTATTGCTACTCCTTTTATCGGGAAAGAAGTGAATGGTCAGATACTTACAGTTGGTATTGGCTCTATCAGAATACAACCCTCTGAGTTTGCCAAATTTGCTACTGCATTGGCCTTGGCAAAGTTTATGGAACGCCCAAGCTTCGACCTCAGTCAAGTTAAATATCAGCTTCAGGCTCTTCTTATCATCATGATTCCGGTAATTTTGATCATGCTACAACCTGATACTGGCACAGCAATGGTTTATTTTGCTTTTTTTATCATGCTTTATAGAGAAGGAATGCCTCAGAGATATTATGCTTTAGGGCTTACTTTTATTGCAGTTTCACTACTTGCTTTAGCGATAGAGAATAACCTTTACTTGGTGTTTGCAATAGTAGCTATCATTACGATCTTGATATTTTTGGGTAAAAAGAAATTATCAAGAGTTATCTCTTTTGCTGTAATAGGGCTTTTGATGATAGGCTATGTTTACAGCTTAGATTACGCAGTATCCAAACTTCCGCAACATCAGCAAAATCGAATCATGGTCCTATTCAACCCCGACTTAGATCCACTAGGTGTTGGCTGGAATGTTACTCAATCCAAAATCGCCATTGGTTCGGGAGGTTTTCTTGGGAAAGGATACCTCGAAGGGACTCAAACTAAGTTTGATTTTGTCCCAGAACAGCATACGGACTTTATTTTTTGTACACTTGGTGAAGAATTTGGTTGGATCGGAAGTTTAATCGTCATAACTCTTTTCTGCACCTTGTTAATTCGACTTGTTTTTTTAGCTGAGAGGCAAAAAACAAGATTTTCTAGAGTGTATGGTTATTGTGTGATTTCAATATTGCTTTTCCACTTTATGGTCAATATTGCCATGACAATTGGGCTTTTCCCAGTGATTGGAATCCCCCTTCCATTCTTTAGTTATGGAGGATCATCCTTATGGGCATTTACTATTCTTTTGTTTATTTTCATCAAACTTGACTCACATAGAATTCAAATGCTAGGCAGAATGAATTAA